CCCAGGACACGGCGCAAAAAGCGGAGATCATGAAAATGATCCGCCAGCTCGATGGCGGCTGAAAATTTTGACATTGACGATTTTTATTTTTATAATGATTGGCCGGCAAGCCGGTGTCACGCCGGGCCTGCCGCCGTACCCAAGGAGGCCGAATGAAACGATATGCGTGCAGCATTTGCGGTTACGTGTATAATCCCGCCGATGGCGATTCCGATTCCGGCATTCCGGCCGGGACCGCCTTTGAAGACCTTCCCGACGACTGGGTGTGCCCGGTTTGCGGGGCCGGCAAGGACGCCTTCGAAGTGACGGACTGACCAGGGTCCCCGTTTATTTTGAGAACTCGCCGGCAGGGAAATTGATTGTGCAAAAACGATGGCTTAAAGCGGAGTGACCATGGCAGTTAAACAAATAAAAAAAGGCATTCACTGGGTGGGGGCGATCGATTGGGACCGACGCTTGTTCGACGAACTGATCCCCCTGCCCGACGGCACGACCTACAACGCCTACCTGGTCGAAGGCAGCGAAAAAACCGCCCTGATCGACACGGTCGATCCCAGCAAGACCGGGGAATTGCTCGGCCATTTGCAGGAATTGGGGGTGCGGCGCATCGATTACATCGTTTCCAACCACGCCGAGCAGGACCATTCGGGCTCCATCCCCGAGCTGCTGGCCATTTATCCCGAGGCCATGGTGGTGACCAACGAAAAATGCAAGGTCATGCTGATCGACCTGCTGGCGATCCCGGAAGACCGTTTTAGAACCGTGGCCGACGGCGCCAGCCTCAGCCTGGGCGGACGGACGCTGGAATTCATCCTGGCGCCCTGGGTCCATTGGCCCGAAACCATGCTGACTTACCTGCGCGAGGAAAAGGTCCTTTTTTCCTGCGACTTTCTCGGCTCGCACCTGGCCCAGAGCGAACCGCTGCTCTGGGACGAACACCATGTCTACCAGTCGGCCAAGCGTTATTTCGCCGAGATCATGATGCCGTTCCGCAATAACATAGCCAAGCACCTGCAGCGGCTGCGGGCGCTCGCTCCGGACATGATCGCCCCCAGCCACGGGGTGGTCTACCCGAACCCCGATTTCATCCTCAAGGCCTACGAGGAATGGACGGCCGACAAGGTGCGCAACCGGGTGCTGATCCCGTTCGTTTCCATGCACGGCAGCACCCGCGAGATGGTCGAGTACCTGACCGGCGCCCTAATGCGGAAAAACATTCCCGTGTTACCCTGCAACGTGATCGGCGCCGATATCGGCGAGCTGGCCAAGGAGCTCGTCGACGCGGCCACGGTGGTCATCGCCTCGCCGACGGTCCTCAGCGGGCCCCATCCGGCCATTTTGTACATCACCTACCTGGCCAACGCCCTGCGGCCGAAATTCAAGTTTGCCTCGATCATCGGTTCCTTCGGCTGGGGTGGGCGCATGCTGGAGATCCTGCAGGCGCAGCTGGGCAACGTCAAGGCCGAGATCCTGGAGCCGGTCATGGTCAAGGGCTTTCCGCGGCCGGCCGATTACCAGGCCCTGCAGCGCCTGGCTGACGACATTGAAAAGAAGCACCGGGAGCTGGGGATCCTGCCCTGATTTCATTCCCCTTGCAATCCCTGGCAATTGCGGTTAAAAT
This DNA window, taken from Candidatus Aminicenantes bacterium, encodes the following:
- a CDS encoding rubredoxin codes for the protein MKRYACSICGYVYNPADGDSDSGIPAGTAFEDLPDDWVCPVCGAGKDAFEVTD
- a CDS encoding FprA family A-type flavoprotein, which encodes MAVKQIKKGIHWVGAIDWDRRLFDELIPLPDGTTYNAYLVEGSEKTALIDTVDPSKTGELLGHLQELGVRRIDYIVSNHAEQDHSGSIPELLAIYPEAMVVTNEKCKVMLIDLLAIPEDRFRTVADGASLSLGGRTLEFILAPWVHWPETMLTYLREEKVLFSCDFLGSHLAQSEPLLWDEHHVYQSAKRYFAEIMMPFRNNIAKHLQRLRALAPDMIAPSHGVVYPNPDFILKAYEEWTADKVRNRVLIPFVSMHGSTREMVEYLTGALMRKNIPVLPCNVIGADIGELAKELVDAATVVIASPTVLSGPHPAILYITYLANALRPKFKFASIIGSFGWGGRMLEILQAQLGNVKAEILEPVMVKGFPRPADYQALQRLADDIEKKHRELGILP